The following are from one region of the Staphylococcus schleiferi genome:
- a CDS encoding dihydrolipoamide acetyltransferase family protein, with protein sequence MEIKMPKLGESVHEGTIEQWLVNEGDQIEEYDPLCEVITDKVTAEVPSSYTGTITKIIAQAGETIEVGAVICEMEVANHDADSSVSTSSEQQEASGTTEAVHAPQSVTSNQDKAGTKVKNNGRFSPVVFRLASEHNIDLANVEGTGFEGRVTKKDIEAYIAGQGTTSQATQTSQTSGTHNQTVEEPVVQELATSHENTHVFSHDNHSQAIPINGVRRQIAKKMVQSVQEIPHAWMKVEVDATELTKTRNHYKGQFKAQEGYNLTYFAFFVKAVAEALKKYPLLNSTWHENEIILHSDVNISIAVAHEDKLFVPVIHHADEKSIKGIAREINELAQKARRHQLTHEDMQGGTFTVNNTGTFGSVSSMGIINHPQAAILQVESIVKRPVVIDDMIAIRQMVNLCLSLDHRMLDGLQAGQFLNEVKQRIESYTLEHTQIY encoded by the coding sequence ATGGAAATTAAAATGCCAAAACTTGGAGAAAGTGTCCATGAAGGAACGATTGAACAATGGCTAGTCAATGAAGGCGATCAAATTGAAGAATATGATCCTTTATGCGAAGTTATTACAGATAAAGTTACAGCCGAAGTACCTTCTTCATATACTGGTACAATCACTAAAATTATTGCGCAAGCAGGCGAAACAATTGAAGTCGGTGCAGTGATATGTGAAATGGAAGTGGCAAATCATGATGCAGATTCCTCTGTAAGTACATCTAGTGAGCAACAAGAAGCATCAGGAACGACTGAAGCAGTTCATGCACCTCAATCTGTGACTTCTAATCAAGATAAGGCGGGTACTAAAGTTAAAAATAACGGCCGTTTCTCACCAGTCGTATTTCGTCTGGCATCGGAACATAATATTGATTTAGCAAATGTAGAAGGCACCGGTTTTGAAGGTCGTGTGACAAAGAAAGATATTGAAGCGTATATCGCAGGTCAAGGTACTACATCACAAGCTACGCAAACATCACAAACTTCTGGAACACACAACCAAACTGTTGAAGAACCCGTCGTTCAGGAGCTAGCTACAAGTCATGAGAATACGCATGTCTTTTCACATGACAACCATTCACAAGCTATTCCAATTAACGGTGTTCGCAGACAAATTGCTAAAAAAATGGTACAAAGTGTTCAAGAAATTCCACACGCTTGGATGAAAGTAGAAGTGGATGCCACTGAATTAACTAAAACTAGAAATCACTATAAAGGACAGTTTAAAGCACAGGAAGGCTATAATTTAACTTATTTTGCCTTTTTTGTAAAAGCTGTCGCTGAAGCTTTGAAAAAATATCCACTTCTCAATAGTACGTGGCATGAAAATGAAATTATTCTTCATTCAGATGTGAATATTTCAATCGCTGTCGCACATGAAGATAAACTATTCGTACCTGTTATTCACCATGCAGACGAAAAATCCATCAAAGGCATTGCGCGTGAGATCAATGAATTAGCACAAAAAGCACGTCGCCATCAATTAACACATGAAGATATGCAAGGTGGTACTTTTACTGTCAATAATACAGGGACTTTCGGTTCTGTAAGCTCTATGGGCATTATTAATCATCCACAAGCTGCAATACTTCAAGTAGAATCCATTGTGAAACGACCTGTTGTCATTGATGATATGATTGCAATCCGTCAAATGGTCAATCTCTGTCTCTCTTTAGATCATCGTATGCTTGATGGTTTACAAGCAGGACAATTTCTAAATGAAGTCAAACAACGTATTGAAAGCTACACTTTAGAGCATACGCAAATATATTAA
- the brxB gene encoding bacilliredoxin BrxB: MDLNFDLYMNNVVQQARSEMDHAGYEQLTTEEEVDQVFKQEGTTLVMVNSVCGCAGGIARPAAMHALHYDVLPDRLVTVFAGQDKEATQRARDYFEGYAPSSPSFALMKDGKITEMVERHQIEGHDTMDVITQLQRLFDRYCVEK; encoded by the coding sequence ATGGATTTAAATTTTGATTTATATATGAATAATGTCGTTCAGCAAGCGCGTTCAGAAATGGACCATGCTGGTTATGAACAATTAACGACAGAAGAAGAAGTGGATCAAGTTTTCAAACAAGAGGGTACAACTTTAGTCATGGTGAATTCTGTTTGTGGCTGTGCAGGAGGAATTGCACGTCCAGCTGCAATGCACGCTTTACATTACGATGTATTACCTGACCGTCTTGTTACAGTATTTGCGGGCCAAGATAAAGAAGCGACACAACGTGCAAGAGATTATTTCGAAGGGTATGCACCATCTAGTCCTTCTTTTGCGCTGATGAAAGATGGCAAAATTACTGAAATGGTGGAACGCCACCAAATCGAGGGACACGATACAATGGATGTCATCACTCAATTGCAACGTTTGTTTGATCGCTACTGTGTTGAAAAGTAG
- a CDS encoding aromatic acid exporter family protein, giving the protein MLRLNPYRIGLRTIKTAIGMALGVIIAQLLGLDNYASSAILVVLCIKDTKMNSVHAIVSRFISCLIAIAFGATIFTLLGQHAWVLGLIVLFFIPTTVMINMQEGVVTSIVILLHFFNAKVINFDLVINEILLLIVGLSIAFTMNTIMPNLDHALSKYKREIEAQIKRIFYVYSDACAQHNNHPNVSFNSLSKTIQEAKSLAFRDVKNHFVRNENSYYHYFDMREDQVEILKRIKDHIEHIHADDVMSARVSHLFKEMAENVNENNYTALRLHTLYQIRLEIEQLPLPTTHEELHTRSSMIQILYDTEEYLTIKSKFGSLKMHHEVQ; this is encoded by the coding sequence ATGTTACGTTTAAATCCATATCGTATCGGATTAAGAACGATTAAAACTGCGATAGGCATGGCACTAGGTGTAATCATTGCACAGCTTTTAGGGTTGGATAATTACGCATCTAGTGCTATTTTAGTTGTTTTATGTATCAAAGATACAAAAATGAACTCTGTACACGCCATCGTTTCTCGTTTTATTTCCTGTCTTATCGCTATCGCCTTTGGAGCAACAATTTTCACTTTACTCGGTCAACATGCTTGGGTACTCGGCTTAATTGTTTTATTTTTTATTCCTACAACAGTAATGATTAATATGCAAGAAGGTGTCGTCACAAGTATTGTCATTTTACTTCACTTTTTTAATGCAAAAGTAATAAATTTTGACCTTGTTATTAATGAGATTTTATTGTTGATCGTTGGCTTATCCATCGCTTTTACAATGAATACGATTATGCCAAATCTCGATCACGCATTATCTAAATATAAGCGAGAGATAGAAGCTCAAATTAAACGGATTTTTTATGTTTACAGCGATGCTTGTGCTCAACATAATAATCATCCTAATGTTTCATTTAATTCTCTTTCTAAAACAATACAAGAAGCAAAATCACTCGCTTTTAGGGATGTTAAAAATCACTTTGTACGTAATGAAAATAGTTACTATCATTATTTCGACATGCGAGAAGACCAAGTTGAAATTTTAAAACGGATAAAGGACCATATCGAACATATTCATGCTGATGATGTTATGAGTGCGCGTGTCTCTCATTTATTTAAAGAAATGGCGGAAAATGTGAATGAAAATAACTATACTGCGTTACGCCTTCACACACTTTACCAAATTCGTTTGGAAATCGAACAATTGCCTTTACCCACTACGCATGAAGAGCTTCATACGCGCTCAAGTATGATACAAATTTTATATGATACTGAAGAGTATTTAACGATTAAATCTAAATTTGGATCACTTAAAATGCACCACGAAGTTCAATAG
- the prli42 gene encoding stressosome-associated protein Prli42, with amino-acid sequence MLNKKVRKVLLIVMLLAIVASLILTGVAPLLSM; translated from the coding sequence TTGTTAAACAAAAAGGTTAGAAAAGTTTTATTAATTGTCATGCTTTTAGCTATCGTCGCGTCACTTATTTTAACAGGTGTCGCACCTTTGTTAAGCATGTAG
- a CDS encoding tripeptidase T, whose product MVNEERLLNTFLELVQIDSETGHEEIIQPILKRKFEALGLKVVEDQAQQETGFGANNLICTLPATHTEYDKIYFTSHMDTVEPGRNVKPIIKENGFIYSDGTTVLGADDKAGLAVIFEVLEVIQEQNLQHGQIQFVITVGEESGLVGAKALRKDDLDADYGYAIDSSVPVGHITTGAPYQSKVNATIHGKKAHASTPEEGISAINIAAKAISQMKLGQIDHETTANIGKFQGGGPTNVVTDLVNIWAEVRSHSKEKLDAQIEHMEKTFQSTAEQFNCHAEVETSLSYPGFRIQPEDKVYQIAEQASRALGFDMQVNVGGGGSDGNIINKLGIPSVILGVGYEKIHTTDERISTQSLNDLANYVLKIIEIAK is encoded by the coding sequence ATGGTTAATGAAGAAAGATTGTTAAATACATTTCTTGAATTAGTACAAATTGATTCTGAAACAGGGCATGAAGAAATCATTCAACCCATCCTAAAACGTAAATTCGAGGCTTTAGGATTAAAAGTTGTTGAAGACCAAGCACAACAAGAAACAGGATTTGGTGCAAATAATTTAATCTGTACATTACCAGCCACTCATACAGAGTATGACAAAATTTATTTTACGAGTCACATGGATACTGTGGAGCCAGGTCGAAACGTGAAGCCTATTATCAAAGAAAATGGTTTTATTTATTCAGATGGAACTACTGTTTTAGGGGCAGATGACAAAGCAGGTTTAGCGGTTATATTTGAAGTTCTTGAAGTGATACAAGAGCAAAATCTTCAACACGGACAAATTCAATTTGTGATTACAGTCGGAGAAGAATCAGGCTTAGTAGGGGCTAAAGCATTAAGAAAAGACGATCTAGATGCTGATTATGGATATGCTATTGATTCTTCAGTTCCTGTCGGACATATCACTACTGGGGCGCCTTATCAATCAAAAGTCAATGCAACAATTCATGGTAAAAAAGCACATGCGAGTACCCCTGAAGAAGGTATTAGTGCTATCAATATTGCAGCGAAAGCCATCAGTCAAATGAAATTAGGGCAAATTGATCACGAAACAACAGCAAATATTGGAAAGTTCCAAGGGGGCGGGCCGACAAATGTCGTCACTGATCTCGTGAATATATGGGCAGAAGTACGTTCTCATTCAAAAGAAAAATTAGATGCACAAATCGAACATATGGAGAAAACCTTTCAATCGACTGCTGAGCAATTTAATTGTCACGCAGAAGTTGAAACTTCACTCTCTTATCCAGGCTTTCGAATTCAGCCTGAAGACAAAGTGTATCAAATTGCTGAACAAGCTTCTCGTGCGCTTGGCTTTGATATGCAAGTCAATGTCGGTGGGGGCGGTTCAGACGGTAACATCATTAATAAATTAGGCATTCCTTCTGTCATTTTAGGTGTTGGCTATGAAAAAATACACACAACTGACGAACGTATTTCAACACAATCTTTAAATGATTTAGCAAATTACGTCCTTAAAATCATTGAAATCGCTAAATAA
- the gndA gene encoding NADP-dependent phosphogluconate dehydrogenase translates to MTQQIGVVGLAVMGKNLAWNIESRGYSVSVFNRSSEKTDLMVEESKGKNIVPTYSIEEFVNSLEKPRKILLMVKAGEATDKTIESLLPLLDNDDILIDGGNTNYLDTIRRNKALAESGINFIGMGVSGGEVGALTGPSMMPGGQKEAYEKVADILEAISAKAKDGTPCVTYIGPNGAGHYVKMVHNGIEYADMQLIAESYIIMKDLLGMQHEEISQTFKSWNAGELESYLIEITGDIFTKLDENGDPLVEKIMDQAGQKGTGKWTSINALELGAPLTIITESVFARFISSLKTQRVNASKLLNGPSASFEGDKEAFLEKIRRALYMSKICSYAQGFDQMKSASEDNNWNLQLGELAMIWREGCIIRAQFLQKIKDAYDKDNQLQNLLLDDYFKDIVTEYQSALRDVVATSVQNGIAIPGFAASINYYDSYRSAELPANLIQAQRDYFGAHTYQRKDKEGTFHTHWTE, encoded by the coding sequence ATGACACAACAAATTGGTGTAGTAGGTTTAGCCGTAATGGGTAAAAACCTAGCTTGGAATATTGAATCCCGTGGCTACAGTGTATCAGTATTTAATCGTTCTTCTGAAAAAACAGATTTAATGGTTGAAGAATCAAAAGGAAAAAACATTGTTCCAACATATTCAATTGAAGAATTTGTAAATTCTTTAGAAAAACCACGTAAAATATTATTAATGGTTAAAGCTGGTGAAGCTACAGATAAAACAATCGAAAGTTTATTACCTTTACTTGATAATGACGATATTTTAATTGATGGTGGCAATACAAACTATTTAGATACGATTCGTAGAAATAAAGCATTAGCTGAAAGTGGTATTAACTTTATCGGCATGGGTGTTTCTGGCGGTGAAGTCGGTGCCTTAACTGGTCCTTCAATGATGCCTGGTGGACAAAAAGAAGCTTATGAGAAAGTGGCAGACATTTTAGAAGCTATCTCTGCTAAAGCGAAAGACGGTACACCTTGTGTGACTTATATTGGACCAAACGGCGCTGGTCATTACGTTAAAATGGTACACAATGGTATCGAGTATGCAGATATGCAACTTATTGCTGAAAGTTATATCATTATGAAAGATTTACTCGGTATGCAACATGAAGAGATTTCTCAAACATTCAAATCTTGGAATGCTGGCGAGTTAGAAAGTTATCTTATTGAAATCACTGGAGATATCTTCACGAAATTAGATGAAAATGGCGATCCGCTTGTTGAAAAAATCATGGACCAAGCTGGACAAAAAGGGACTGGTAAATGGACATCGATTAACGCTTTAGAATTAGGAGCGCCATTAACAATCATTACTGAATCTGTATTTGCACGTTTTATTTCTTCATTAAAAACACAACGTGTCAATGCTTCAAAACTTTTAAATGGTCCTTCTGCTTCATTTGAAGGGGATAAAGAAGCATTTCTTGAAAAAATCCGTCGCGCTTTATACATGAGTAAAATTTGTTCATATGCGCAAGGATTTGACCAAATGAAATCTGCAAGTGAAGATAATAATTGGAATTTACAATTAGGCGAACTTGCGATGATTTGGAGAGAAGGTTGTATCATTCGTGCGCAATTCTTACAAAAAATTAAAGATGCATACGACAAAGACAATCAATTACAAAATCTTTTATTAGATGATTACTTTAAGGATATCGTTACAGAATATCAATCTGCTTTGCGTGATGTCGTGGCAACAAGTGTTCAAAACGGTATTGCAATTCCTGGTTTTGCAGCAAGTATTAACTACTATGATAGTTATCGTTCAGCTGAATTACCTGCCAACTTAATCCAAGCACAACGCGATTACTTTGGTGCACACACTTACCAACGTAAAGATAAAGAAGGTACATTCCATACACACTGGACAGAGTAA
- a CDS encoding AraC family transcriptional regulator, giving the protein MDVIKQLQRAIVYMEDHLLESFDLQTLSEYVEISPYHLEQSFTMIIGQTPREYCRARRLTLAAKDLIQGANRLINVAKRYHYEDVNDFAHDFSDYHGVSPLQAKLKQDQLKMQERLYLKLSTTSRPPLPYRLDNMGGFTLVGHSRFIPSNELDNHFIVPDFLEDLKADGRLKDMIRYNDRSPSELFVVSCPLDQGLEVFVGVPSERLPAHLEDRFFAERQFALFNLQGEIDYVTSEAWHYIETSLQLTLPFERNSLYVEIYPFEISFEDPFTKVQLCVPVNIDDE; this is encoded by the coding sequence TTGGACGTTATCAAACAGTTGCAACGTGCTATAGTCTATATGGAAGATCATCTTTTAGAATCGTTTGATTTGCAAACGTTAAGTGAATACGTTGAAATTTCTCCTTATCATTTAGAACAATCTTTTACGATGATTATAGGCCAAACCCCTCGTGAATATTGTCGAGCGAGACGATTAACGTTAGCTGCCAAAGATTTAATTCAAGGTGCAAATCGTTTAATCAATGTGGCTAAACGCTATCATTATGAAGATGTAAATGATTTTGCACATGATTTTAGTGATTATCATGGGGTTTCACCGTTACAAGCTAAATTGAAGCAAGACCAATTGAAAATGCAAGAAAGATTGTATTTGAAATTATCAACGACTTCTCGTCCCCCACTTCCTTATCGTCTCGATAATATGGGAGGCTTTACTTTAGTGGGGCACTCTCGTTTTATCCCTTCAAATGAATTAGATAATCATTTTATTGTGCCTGACTTTCTTGAGGATTTGAAAGCAGATGGCCGATTGAAAGATATGATACGTTATAATGATCGCAGTCCTAGCGAATTATTTGTTGTAAGCTGTCCTTTAGATCAGGGCTTGGAAGTTTTTGTAGGTGTGCCAAGTGAGCGTTTGCCTGCACATTTAGAAGATCGTTTCTTTGCTGAACGTCAATTTGCATTGTTTAATTTACAAGGAGAGATTGATTATGTCACGAGTGAAGCGTGGCATTACATAGAAACCAGTTTACAACTGACTTTACCTTTTGAACGTAATAGTCTTTACGTTGAAATTTATCCATTTGAGATTTCTTTTGAGGATCCATTTACGAAAGTGCAACTTTGCGTACCAGTCAATATTGACGATGAGTAA
- the zwf gene encoding glucose-6-phosphate dehydrogenase, with product MNKTNNHIPALITIFGATGDLSHRKLFPSLFHLYQQDNLDERVAIIGIGRRQLTNDDFRAQVKASIQAHVQDTKHLDKFMQHIFYQPHDVNDEASYQTLLELSESLDCTFSLRGNRVFYLAMAPQFFGIVTDYLKSSGLTNTKGFKRLVIEKPFGSDLKSAEELNKQIRRSFKEEEIFRIDHYLGKDMVQNIEVLRFSNAMFEPLWNNKYISNIQVTSSEILGVEDRGGYYESSGALKDMVQNHMLQMVALLAMEPPISLNSADIRAEKVKVLKSMHVLKPEEVRQQFVRGQYDRGTIDGQQVKAYREEDKVASDSKTPTFVSGKVLIDNFRWAGVPFYIRTGKRLKRKSIQVVVEFKEVPMNLYYQKDKHLDSNLLVINIQPNEGVSIHLNGKKYVQGIETEPVQLSYAMSAQDKMNTVDAYENLLYDCLKGDATNFTHWEELKSTWKFVDSIQEAWDKFEPEFPNYESGTDGPLDSDLLLSRDGFKWWNDIQ from the coding sequence TTGAATAAGACAAATAATCATATTCCAGCGCTTATTACCATATTCGGCGCAACTGGTGATTTAAGTCACCGTAAATTATTCCCTTCCCTTTTTCATCTCTATCAACAAGATAATTTAGATGAAAGAGTAGCGATTATTGGTATCGGTAGACGTCAATTGACTAACGATGATTTTAGAGCACAAGTAAAAGCATCTATTCAAGCGCATGTCCAAGATACAAAACATTTAGACAAATTTATGCAACATATCTTTTATCAACCCCATGATGTGAATGATGAAGCAAGTTATCAAACACTTTTAGAGTTAAGTGAATCTTTAGATTGTACATTCTCTTTAAGGGGGAACCGTGTCTTTTATCTTGCGATGGCGCCCCAATTTTTTGGCATCGTAACAGATTATCTAAAATCTTCTGGCTTAACAAACACAAAAGGCTTTAAACGTTTAGTCATTGAGAAGCCTTTCGGTAGTGATTTAAAATCAGCGGAAGAATTAAATAAACAAATACGACGTTCTTTCAAAGAAGAAGAAATTTTTAGAATTGACCACTATTTAGGAAAAGATATGGTTCAAAATATTGAAGTTTTACGTTTTAGTAATGCGATGTTTGAACCTTTATGGAATAATAAATATATTTCCAATATTCAAGTCACTTCATCAGAAATATTAGGTGTTGAAGATCGTGGTGGCTATTATGAATCTAGCGGTGCTTTGAAAGATATGGTGCAAAACCATATGCTACAAATGGTAGCATTATTGGCAATGGAGCCACCTATTAGTTTGAATAGTGCTGACATTCGAGCAGAAAAAGTTAAAGTATTAAAATCTATGCACGTATTAAAACCAGAAGAAGTACGCCAACAGTTTGTTAGAGGTCAATATGATCGTGGAACGATTGACGGTCAACAAGTGAAAGCGTATCGTGAAGAAGATAAAGTAGCTTCTGATTCTAAGACGCCAACTTTCGTTTCTGGGAAAGTGCTCATTGATAACTTTAGATGGGCTGGCGTTCCATTTTATATCCGTACCGGTAAACGTCTAAAACGTAAATCCATTCAAGTCGTGGTTGAATTTAAAGAAGTTCCGATGAACCTTTATTATCAAAAAGATAAACATTTAGATTCTAATTTGCTTGTTATCAATATTCAACCGAACGAAGGTGTTTCTATTCACTTGAACGGTAAAAAATATGTACAAGGAATTGAAACTGAACCCGTTCAATTGTCTTATGCGATGAGTGCACAAGATAAAATGAATACTGTCGATGCATATGAAAACTTGTTGTATGATTGCTTAAAAGGCGATGCGACAAACTTTACGCATTGGGAAGAATTGAAATCAACATGGAAATTTGTCGATTCAATTCAAGAAGCTTGGGACAAATTTGAACCAGAATTTCCTAACTATGAATCTGGAACAGATGGTCCGTTAGATAGTGATTTATTGTTAAGTAGAGATGGTTTTAAATGGTGGAATGACATTCAATAA
- the rnz gene encoding ribonuclease Z — protein sequence MEITFFGTSAGLPTKERHTQSIALKLEPYLTDIWLFDVGEATQHQILHHSIKLGKVSHIFITHMHGDHVFGLPGVLTSRSFQGGESKPLTVIGPKGIKDFIEYNLSLTYSHLNYPLHIIEIDKRLDLSINHFEVNARPLNHGIPCYGYRIKAPNTPGKLDVSKLKALGIPPGPLYQKIKSQDTFEYEGKTYDANQFKGPEKTGKTIAIFGDTKPSEHALELAHHVDVLVHESTYIEGDKSLANAYHHSHIEDVLQLMADGQVKHGLLTHLSGRYTKEDIQLIEAQIQAESEQSFQFVEDFDSYTF from the coding sequence ATGGAAATTACATTTTTTGGTACCAGTGCAGGGTTACCTACTAAAGAGCGTCATACACAATCTATCGCTTTAAAACTCGAGCCTTATTTAACAGATATTTGGCTTTTTGATGTGGGCGAAGCAACCCAACACCAAATACTCCACCATTCCATTAAACTCGGAAAAGTCAGTCACATTTTTATCACACATATGCATGGTGATCATGTTTTCGGCTTACCGGGCGTTTTAACCAGTCGTTCATTTCAAGGTGGAGAATCAAAGCCACTGACTGTAATTGGGCCAAAAGGCATTAAAGATTTTATTGAATACAATTTATCATTAACTTATTCACATTTAAATTATCCGTTACACATTATCGAAATAGACAAGCGTCTTGATTTAAGTATTAATCATTTTGAAGTCAATGCTAGGCCTTTAAACCATGGTATCCCTTGCTACGGATATCGTATTAAGGCACCGAATACGCCAGGAAAATTAGACGTTTCAAAATTAAAAGCGTTAGGTATTCCGCCAGGCCCGCTCTATCAAAAGATTAAGTCTCAAGATACATTTGAATATGAGGGCAAAACTTATGATGCGAATCAATTCAAAGGACCTGAAAAAACAGGGAAAACCATTGCTATTTTTGGTGATACAAAACCGAGTGAGCATGCACTTGAACTTGCACATCACGTTGATGTATTAGTTCATGAATCCACATATATTGAAGGCGATAAGTCATTAGCCAATGCTTATCATCATAGTCATATTGAAGATGTCCTTCAATTAATGGCAGATGGTCAAGTTAAGCATGGGTTGCTGACGCACTTAAGTGGACGCTACACTAAAGAAGACATTCAATTGATAGAAGCACAAATTCAAGCTGAATCTGAACAATCGTTTCAGTTTGTTGAAGATTTTGATAGTTATACATTTTAA
- the proC gene encoding pyrroline-5-carboxylate reductase: MKIVFYGAGNMAHAIFTGIINSKILAPEDIYLTNRTNEEMLQSYQENLGIQYSYDDEALLKDADYVFLGSKPHDFDQLATRIKGNIHNQNKFISIMAGLPISYIKQKLDTHAPIARIMPNTNAHVGHSVTGVSFSSNFGPTSKEEVLEVINAFGSAIEVQEAHLHQVTAITGSGPAFLYHVFEQYVMAGTKLGLERAQVEESIRELIIGTSKMIERSDLSMEQLRKNITSKGGTTQAGLNALSEYNLEGIFEDCLNAAVNRSIELSAQEDDM; the protein is encoded by the coding sequence ATGAAAATCGTTTTTTATGGTGCTGGCAATATGGCACATGCTATTTTTACGGGTATTATTAATTCAAAAATTTTGGCGCCTGAGGATATTTATTTAACGAACCGTACGAATGAAGAAATGTTGCAATCTTATCAAGAAAATTTAGGGATTCAATATAGTTATGATGATGAAGCCTTATTAAAAGATGCCGATTATGTTTTTCTTGGATCAAAACCACACGATTTTGATCAACTTGCTACACGCATTAAAGGAAATATTCATAATCAAAATAAATTCATTTCAATCATGGCAGGACTACCGATTTCTTATATTAAACAAAAACTTGATACGCATGCTCCGATTGCACGTATTATGCCAAATACAAATGCACATGTCGGCCATTCTGTGACCGGTGTGAGTTTCTCTTCGAATTTTGGTCCAACTTCTAAAGAAGAAGTTTTAGAAGTCATCAATGCATTTGGGTCTGCAATCGAAGTTCAAGAAGCACATTTGCACCAAGTCACTGCAATAACAGGAAGTGGTCCTGCATTTTTATATCATGTGTTCGAACAATATGTGATGGCAGGTACAAAATTAGGTCTTGAAAGAGCTCAAGTAGAAGAGTCTATACGCGAGTTGATTATAGGCACGAGTAAGATGATTGAGCGTTCTGATTTGAGCATGGAACAATTAAGAAAAAATATCACTTCAAAAGGTGGTACGACACAAGCTGGATTAAATGCATTATCTGAATATAATTTAGAAGGTATATTTGAAGATTGCTTGAATGCGGCTGTCAATCGTAGTATTGAATTATCAGCGCAAGAAGATGATATGTAA
- a CDS encoding SDR family NAD(P)-dependent oxidoreductase: protein MQKPHFIMTGSTSGLGFALAQAMLQDCCELTLIVRDINKARAYFSNQNVHLIECDLSNIQQVREINHQFNPDIQYDGLIHCAGLGYFKSLLEHEDAEVVETYQINIVYFAILLKRCAPFFKAHASVVGISSLAAFATQPYAAHYGGSKAALNHLLNALRMEQPNWHVMTVNVGPIQTPFHGKADPSGQYAHQVKRIMLQPEFVATQIIKAMKQKKIEVNLPKGLHLMLKWYQLAPRWIEKFAKPLFLGKKRKGF, encoded by the coding sequence ATGCAAAAACCACATTTTATTATGACTGGTAGTACGAGTGGTCTCGGATTCGCATTGGCTCAAGCCATGCTTCAAGACTGCTGTGAATTAACATTAATTGTACGGGATATTAACAAAGCACGTGCGTACTTTTCAAATCAGAATGTGCATTTGATTGAATGCGACCTTTCTAATATCCAACAAGTGCGTGAGATCAATCATCAATTCAACCCAGACATCCAATATGACGGGCTTATTCATTGTGCTGGTTTAGGCTATTTTAAATCATTGCTTGAGCATGAAGATGCTGAAGTAGTAGAGACTTACCAAATCAATATCGTGTATTTTGCGATTTTACTTAAACGATGCGCACCATTCTTTAAAGCCCATGCAAGTGTTGTAGGCATCAGTAGCCTCGCTGCATTTGCTACACAACCTTATGCTGCTCATTATGGTGGCAGTAAAGCAGCGCTTAATCATCTGCTTAATGCGTTGCGAATGGAACAGCCTAATTGGCACGTTATGACAGTAAACGTAGGGCCGATTCAAACACCTTTTCATGGTAAGGCGGATCCATCAGGGCAATATGCCCATCAAGTGAAACGAATCATGCTACAACCCGAATTTGTAGCAACGCAAATCATCAAAGCGATGAAACAAAAGAAAATTGAAGTCAATCTTCCGAAAGGGCTCCACTTAATGTTGAAATGGTATCAACTTGCTCCCAGATGGATTGAAAAATTTGCCAAACCTCTTTTTCTAGGTAAGAAAAGGAAGGGTTTTTAA